From the genome of Bosea sp. Tri-49, one region includes:
- a CDS encoding ABC transporter permease, whose amino-acid sequence MREIIGRYGTALAGLALIVFFVAFAPNFATTMNIVNVLKDTSFLAILALGFALAFTVAELDLSIAEMASLSAVVCGWLVQLQYPPLVAVLAALSVGVLLGGLNGYGVTVLRIPSLIMTLGTAAIAKGFAFMITQGVAFVGRWPVSFTGLARGYTFGIPNLVLWLTGVTLFAWGLVKWTRTGAHMVATGEADEAARLSGIATGRMKRIGLLLSGLLAAITAVLLAANLSSAAPNMAGDYLLYAIAAVLLGMTMFEPGKPNVPGTVFAALVLKVLGNGLVLLGAPYYVQDIVLGVIIIGSVAFSASAMKKAAFKV is encoded by the coding sequence ATGCGCGAGATCATCGGCCGCTACGGCACCGCACTCGCCGGCCTCGCCCTGATCGTCTTCTTCGTCGCCTTCGCGCCGAACTTCGCCACGACGATGAACATCGTCAACGTGCTGAAGGATACGAGCTTCCTCGCCATCCTGGCGCTCGGCTTCGCGCTTGCCTTCACCGTCGCCGAGCTCGATCTCTCGATCGCCGAGATGGCGAGCCTGTCCGCCGTGGTCTGCGGCTGGCTGGTCCAGCTGCAATATCCGCCGCTGGTCGCGGTCCTGGCTGCCTTGTCGGTCGGCGTGCTGCTCGGCGGGCTCAACGGCTACGGCGTCACCGTGCTGCGCATCCCCTCGCTGATCATGACGCTCGGCACGGCCGCCATCGCCAAGGGCTTCGCCTTCATGATCACCCAGGGTGTCGCCTTCGTCGGCCGCTGGCCGGTGAGCTTCACCGGGCTGGCGCGCGGCTACACCTTCGGCATCCCCAATCTCGTGCTCTGGCTGACGGGCGTCACCCTCTTCGCCTGGGGCCTGGTCAAATGGACCCGCACCGGCGCCCATATGGTCGCGACCGGCGAGGCCGACGAGGCGGCGCGGCTCTCCGGCATCGCCACCGGCAGGATGAAGCGCATCGGCCTGCTGTTGTCGGGCCTCCTCGCTGCGATCACCGCCGTGCTGCTTGCCGCCAACCTGTCTTCGGCTGCGCCGAACATGGCGGGCGACTACCTGCTCTACGCCATTGCCGCCGTGCTGCTCGGCATGACCATGTTCGAGCCGGGCAAGCCCAACGTGCCCGGCACCGTCTTCGCAGCACTGGTGCTCAAGGTGCTCGGCAACGGCTTGGTGCTGCTCGGCGCGCCCTATTACGTTCAGGATATCGTTCTCGGCGTCATCATCATCGGCTCGGTCGCCTTCTCGGCCAGTGCGATGAAGAAGGCGGCGTTCAAGGTCTAA
- a CDS encoding NAD(P)/FAD-dependent oxidoreductase: protein MAEPFPLQPSLWHATAPAAAETPPLAGDVRADVCIVGAGYAGLSTALHLAESGVSVVVLETHEPGWGASGRNGGQVIPGIKYDPSEIVSKYGAEAGEALVSFVGSTANLVFGLIEKHAMDVSYRRAGWIQGAHTPAMVETVKRRAEQWAARGVSARFLDADAVGRLIGTDRYLGGWLDPRGGGVQPLAYARGLARVAQKAGAVIHGQSPVTDLRRDGGNWVVRTAQGASVTAPRVVIATNGYTGDLIPKLRQTVIRPNSFIVATEPLSDNLAGTILPEGQVTSDTRQLLLYFRKDHENRLLMGGRGPFREPRDAADWAHLERVVGKMYPQAKGLRIDYRWCGRVALTRDFLPHLHEPEHGLLVDIGCMGRGIGLQTAMGKAMAEYLHSGDRTRLPFPVVPIAPLPLHALNELYVSAIIAWYRLTDGGMKDRAA from the coding sequence ATGGCCGAGCCCTTTCCGCTGCAGCCCTCGCTCTGGCATGCGACCGCCCCCGCGGCAGCTGAGACGCCGCCGCTCGCGGGCGATGTCCGGGCCGATGTCTGCATCGTCGGCGCTGGCTATGCCGGCCTTTCGACGGCGCTGCATCTCGCGGAAAGCGGCGTCTCGGTCGTCGTGCTGGAAACGCATGAGCCGGGCTGGGGCGCGTCGGGTCGCAATGGCGGGCAGGTCATCCCCGGCATCAAATACGACCCCAGCGAGATCGTCTCCAAATACGGGGCCGAGGCGGGCGAGGCCCTGGTCTCCTTCGTCGGCTCGACGGCCAATCTCGTCTTCGGGCTGATCGAGAAGCACGCCATGGATGTGTCGTATCGCCGCGCCGGCTGGATCCAGGGTGCGCATACGCCGGCCATGGTCGAGACGGTGAAGCGCCGCGCCGAGCAATGGGCTGCGCGCGGCGTATCCGCCCGCTTTCTCGACGCCGATGCCGTCGGTCGTCTGATCGGCACTGATCGCTATCTCGGCGGCTGGCTCGATCCGCGCGGCGGCGGCGTCCAGCCGCTCGCCTATGCCCGCGGCCTTGCCCGGGTGGCGCAGAAGGCTGGCGCCGTGATCCACGGCCAGAGCCCGGTGACGGACTTACGCCGCGATGGCGGCAATTGGGTGGTGCGGACCGCACAGGGCGCGAGCGTGACGGCGCCGCGCGTGGTGATCGCGACCAATGGCTATACCGGCGACCTGATCCCGAAACTGCGCCAGACGGTGATCCGGCCGAACTCCTTCATCGTCGCGACCGAGCCCCTCTCCGACAATCTCGCCGGCACGATCCTGCCCGAGGGCCAAGTCACCTCCGACACCCGCCAGCTCCTGCTCTATTTCCGCAAGGACCACGAAAACCGCCTGCTGATGGGCGGACGCGGCCCCTTCCGCGAGCCGCGCGATGCCGCCGACTGGGCCCATCTCGAGCGTGTCGTCGGCAAGATGTATCCGCAGGCGAAAGGCTTGCGCATCGATTATCGCTGGTGCGGCCGTGTCGCGCTGACCCGAGATTTCCTGCCGCATCTGCACGAGCCGGAGCATGGCCTGCTCGTCGACATCGGCTGCATGGGCCGCGGCATCGGCCTGCAGACGGCGATGGGCAAGGCGATGGCGGAGTATCTGCACAGCGGTGACAGAACACGCCTGCCTTTCCCGGTCGTGCCGATCGCGCCGCTGCCGCTGCACGCGCTGAACGAGCTCTATGTCTCGGCGATCATCGCCTGGTACCGCCTGACCGATGGCGGCATGAAGGACCGCGCCGCTTGA
- a CDS encoding ABC transporter substrate-binding protein has protein sequence MERRTFLTLLAGGAVAASVSPAVAQSVLKVGSTPTGMPFTFLDTKTNTIEGVMVDLVKAIAAASDLKVEVEGMQFSTLVASLTSSKIDLISAAMYITPARKEVIDFSDPIYTYGEGLLVPAADKKDYVELADMKGYTVGAQIGTAYVEALQKTGLFPEVKLYKTSPDILADVNAGRVQAAFADAPIMAYTLKQGQFPNVRLVKSYKPIITGSVGIGVRKSDGELLKKVNAGLAKVKSDGTLDKILAKWGLE, from the coding sequence ATGGAACGCCGGACCTTCCTGACCCTATTGGCTGGAGGCGCTGTCGCCGCTTCCGTATCGCCGGCCGTCGCTCAATCCGTCCTCAAGGTCGGCTCGACGCCGACCGGCATGCCGTTCACCTTCCTCGATACCAAGACCAACACGATCGAAGGCGTCATGGTCGACCTGGTCAAGGCGATTGCCGCGGCTTCGGACCTGAAGGTCGAAGTCGAGGGCATGCAATTTTCGACGCTGGTCGCCTCGCTCACCTCGAGCAAGATCGATCTGATCTCGGCGGCAATGTACATCACCCCGGCCCGCAAGGAGGTGATCGACTTCTCCGATCCGATCTACACCTATGGTGAGGGCCTGCTGGTCCCGGCCGCGGACAAGAAGGATTATGTCGAACTCGCCGACATGAAGGGCTACACGGTTGGTGCCCAGATCGGCACCGCCTATGTCGAGGCGCTGCAGAAGACCGGCCTATTCCCCGAGGTGAAGCTCTACAAGACCTCGCCGGACATCCTCGCAGACGTCAATGCCGGCCGCGTCCAGGCCGCTTTCGCCGACGCGCCGATCATGGCCTACACGCTGAAGCAGGGACAGTTTCCGAATGTCCGGCTGGTCAAGTCCTACAAGCCCATCATCACCGGCTCGGTCGGCATCGGCGTGCGCAAGAGCGACGGCGAACTGCTCAAGAAGGTCAATGCTGGCCTCGCCAAGGTCAAATCCGACGGCACGCTCGACAAGATCCTCGCCAAATGGGGACTGGAATAA
- a CDS encoding amino acid ABC transporter permease — MQVFLRDAAQFLPLLLQGLKFTILVTLGSLALSTALGLVWALMRVSGISWLAFVAKAVVNTLRGIPILVQLFYIYFVFPEFGVALSALQASIIGLGIAYSAYQSENFRAGIEAVDPGQIEAAQSIGMGWGMMMRRVILPQAVKIVLPPYGNIMIMMLKDSSQASTITVAELTLQGSLLASSTFKNMTVYTLVALLYLSMSLPLIAFVGWLERRFGKGAKR; from the coding sequence ATGCAAGTTTTTTTGCGTGATGCCGCCCAGTTCCTGCCCCTGCTGCTTCAGGGGCTGAAATTCACGATCCTGGTGACGCTCGGCTCGCTGGCCTTGTCGACCGCGCTCGGCCTGGTCTGGGCGCTGATGCGCGTCTCGGGCATCAGCTGGCTCGCCTTCGTCGCAAAGGCGGTCGTCAACACGCTGCGCGGCATCCCGATCCTGGTGCAGCTCTTCTACATCTACTTCGTCTTTCCCGAATTCGGCGTGGCGCTCTCGGCATTGCAAGCCTCGATCATCGGCCTTGGCATCGCCTATTCGGCCTATCAGTCCGAGAATTTCCGCGCCGGCATCGAGGCGGTCGATCCCGGCCAGATCGAGGCGGCACAGTCGATCGGCATGGGCTGGGGCATGATGATGCGCCGGGTGATCCTGCCCCAGGCGGTCAAGATCGTGCTGCCGCCCTACGGCAACATCATGATCATGATGCTGAAAGATTCCTCGCAGGCCTCGACCATCACCGTGGCCGAGCTGACCTTGCAGGGCTCGCTGCTGGCGTCGTCGACCTTCAAAAATATGACCGTCTACACGCTGGTGGCGCTGCTCTATCTCTCGATGAGCCTGCCGCTGATCGCCTTCGTCGGCTGGCTGGAACGCCGCTTCGGCAAGGGAGCCAAGCGATGA
- a CDS encoding SDR family NAD(P)-dependent oxidoreductase gives MPKPVTLITGASGGIGGALAMTLAPGHRLVLSGLEASPLVELADRLQAEGAEVAAMTGDVRDRDLAGALVELAVERFGRLDNLVTGAGASRPVPMVEMEDDEWDKLVDINLSAVFRVSKAAARQMIEQGEGGAIVHISSIAHSNGGANLAYGSAKGGVATLTYGMAQQLGRHGVRVNAVAPGIIDTPMVRGGFAKQFNALVEGASQRTPLGRLGRPEDVAGVIAFLLSPAAAFVTGALIPVTGGIEILSPISAIAKGTA, from the coding sequence ATGCCGAAGCCCGTCACCCTGATCACCGGCGCCTCAGGCGGGATCGGCGGCGCGCTTGCGATGACGCTGGCTCCCGGACACCGGCTCGTCCTCTCCGGATTGGAAGCCAGCCCTCTCGTCGAGCTCGCCGATAGGCTTCAGGCCGAAGGCGCCGAGGTTGCTGCCATGACCGGCGATGTCCGCGACCGCGATCTCGCCGGAGCGCTGGTCGAGCTCGCGGTCGAGCGCTTCGGCCGGCTCGACAATCTGGTGACCGGCGCCGGGGCTTCGCGGCCGGTGCCGATGGTCGAGATGGAAGACGATGAGTGGGACAAGCTCGTCGACATCAACCTCTCCGCCGTGTTCCGCGTCTCGAAGGCGGCCGCCCGGCAGATGATCGAACAGGGCGAGGGCGGCGCCATCGTCCACATCTCCTCGATCGCCCATAGCAATGGCGGCGCGAACCTCGCCTATGGCTCGGCCAAGGGCGGCGTCGCGACGCTGACCTACGGCATGGCCCAGCAGCTCGGCCGCCACGGCGTCCGCGTCAACGCGGTCGCGCCGGGGATCATCGACACGCCGATGGTGCGCGGCGGCTTTGCCAAGCAGTTCAACGCATTGGTGGAGGGCGCCTCGCAGCGCACCCCGCTAGGGCGACTTGGCCGGCCCGAGGATGTCGCCGGCGTCATCGCCTTCCTGCTCTCGCCGGCGGCGGCCTTCGTCACCGGCGCGCTGATCCCGGTCACCGGCGGCATCGAGATCCTCTCGCCGATCTCGGCGATCGCCAAGGGAACGGCCTGA
- a CDS encoding helix-turn-helix domain-containing protein yields MSLPATDLPHLHVDREIGARLRQLRRARRLSLEELASRTGLSIGFLSQIERGLSSPTLRVLAAVADALGTAISELFPTDTRRADPTATIVRQSDRGELQLWRSGIRKQLLTPQAEGAKLNLFIVEMEPGASTGDEHYIHNGEEAGLVLSGTMLLNVENESWVMREGDSFRFLSSRPHRFANQHDGVTRVLWVNCL; encoded by the coding sequence ATGAGCCTGCCTGCCACCGACCTGCCGCATCTGCATGTCGACCGCGAGATCGGAGCGCGGCTGCGCCAACTCCGGCGCGCCCGCCGGCTGTCGCTGGAGGAGCTTGCGAGCCGCACCGGGCTGTCGATCGGCTTCCTCAGCCAGATCGAGCGCGGCTTGTCCTCGCCAACGCTGCGCGTGCTCGCTGCCGTCGCCGACGCGCTCGGTACTGCGATCTCCGAGCTCTTCCCCACCGACACACGGCGCGCCGACCCGACCGCGACCATCGTCCGCCAATCGGATCGTGGCGAATTGCAGCTCTGGCGCTCCGGTATCCGCAAGCAATTGCTGACGCCGCAGGCGGAGGGCGCGAAGCTCAACCTCTTCATCGTCGAGATGGAGCCCGGCGCCAGCACCGGCGACGAGCACTACATCCATAATGGCGAGGAAGCCGGCCTCGTACTCAGCGGCACCATGCTGCTCAATGTCGAGAACGAGAGCTGGGTCATGCGCGAGGGCGACAGCTTCCGCTTCCTCTCCTCGCGCCCGCATCGCTTCGCCAACCAGCACGACGGCGTCACCCGCGTGCTCTGGGTCAACTGCCTGTAG
- a CDS encoding sugar ABC transporter substrate-binding protein, producing the protein MVGLRKVLLAAAAVVAMAQGAQAFELGVIGFQFSSETHARVANAAAAAAKAKGWNVTLLNSEGALPKHAEQFDALIAKKVDAIIIAMGKPVEADAQFKAAKDAKIPVITVQSGSSPHALFDIQTNEYKVGAEAALYLLGQLGYQGNIVTARFDLNVASRIRGKLLDNVLSENQAVKELGKFSMARTQSWRDDVRAGMQALLLQNQGKINGIWASFDGQAYIIDDLLQAQGVKKGQIPLVSVDGGKETYARIADPASTFMATVSIPFEEMGKQAVDAIQAIVVEKKPKETIAAGPYLFTDAVLVDKNNVQQFLK; encoded by the coding sequence ATGGTCGGTTTGAGGAAGGTTCTGCTGGCGGCTGCTGCCGTCGTCGCGATGGCTCAGGGCGCGCAGGCCTTCGAGCTCGGCGTCATCGGCTTCCAGTTCTCATCGGAGACGCATGCCCGCGTCGCCAATGCCGCGGCTGCCGCGGCCAAGGCCAAGGGCTGGAACGTCACGCTGCTGAACTCGGAGGGCGCGCTGCCCAAGCATGCCGAGCAGTTCGACGCGCTGATCGCCAAGAAGGTCGACGCGATCATCATCGCCATGGGCAAGCCGGTCGAGGCCGACGCCCAGTTCAAGGCGGCCAAGGATGCCAAGATCCCGGTGATCACCGTGCAGTCGGGCTCGAGCCCGCATGCGCTCTTCGACATCCAGACCAACGAATACAAGGTCGGCGCCGAGGCTGCGCTCTATCTGCTCGGCCAGCTCGGCTATCAGGGCAACATCGTCACCGCCCGCTTCGACCTCAACGTCGCCTCGCGCATTCGCGGCAAGCTGCTCGACAACGTGCTCTCCGAAAACCAGGCGGTGAAGGAGCTCGGCAAGTTCTCGATGGCCCGTACCCAGAGCTGGCGCGACGATGTCCGCGCCGGCATGCAGGCGCTGCTGCTGCAGAACCAGGGCAAGATCAACGGCATCTGGGCCTCGTTCGACGGTCAGGCCTACATCATCGACGACCTCCTGCAGGCGCAGGGTGTGAAGAAGGGCCAGATCCCGCTGGTCTCGGTCGATGGCGGCAAGGAGACCTATGCCCGCATCGCCGACCCCGCCTCGACCTTCATGGCGACCGTCTCGATCCCATTCGAGGAAATGGGCAAGCAGGCGGTCGACGCCATCCAGGCGATCGTCGTCGAGAAGAAGCCGAAAGAGACCATCGCCGCTGGTCCCTATCTCTTCACCGACGCCGTGCTGGTCGACAAGAACAATGTCCAGCAGTTCCTGAAGTGA
- a CDS encoding ATP-binding cassette domain-containing protein gives MTATPILSLRGIGKSYGPVVAVREVDLDIFAGEVVAICGDNGAGKSSLIKVVSGAEEATSGTVHMRGKEVVFASPHDALSHGVATIYQDLALAPRLSIAQNVFMGSELTRPVLLPFLRVLDKKRMAQEARGFLKQLSVTVEDMDRPVERLSGGQRQAVAISRALRWKAEIIIMDEPTAALGVKETALVLDLIRKLKADGRTVLLISHNMRDVVALADRVVIMGAGRKYVDQPLGDLTADDLSHMIMAGNAKAA, from the coding sequence GTGACCGCCACACCCATCCTCTCCCTCCGCGGCATCGGCAAGAGCTACGGCCCGGTTGTGGCGGTACGCGAGGTCGACCTCGACATCTTTGCCGGCGAGGTCGTCGCCATCTGCGGCGACAACGGCGCCGGCAAGTCGAGCCTGATCAAGGTGGTGTCCGGCGCCGAGGAAGCGACCTCGGGCACTGTTCACATGCGTGGCAAGGAGGTCGTCTTCGCCTCGCCGCATGATGCGCTGAGCCATGGCGTCGCGACGATCTACCAGGATCTTGCGCTCGCCCCGCGTCTCTCGATCGCTCAGAACGTCTTCATGGGCTCGGAATTGACGAGGCCCGTGCTGCTGCCCTTCCTGCGCGTGCTCGACAAGAAGAGGATGGCGCAGGAGGCGCGGGGCTTCCTCAAGCAGCTCTCGGTCACGGTCGAGGACATGGATCGCCCGGTCGAACGCCTCTCGGGCGGCCAGCGTCAGGCGGTCGCGATCTCGCGTGCCCTGCGCTGGAAGGCCGAGATCATCATCATGGACGAGCCGACGGCCGCGCTCGGCGTCAAGGAAACCGCGCTCGTCCTCGACCTGATCCGCAAGCTCAAGGCCGACGGCAGAACGGTGCTGCTGATCAGCCACAACATGCGCGACGTGGTCGCGCTCGCCGACCGGGTGGTGATCATGGGCGCCGGCCGAAAGTACGTCGACCAGCCGCTCGGCGATCTCACCGCCGACGATCTCAGCCATATGATCATGGCCGGCAACGCGAAAGCTGCGTGA
- a CDS encoding nucleoside hydrolase, with product MARETIVIDTDPGQDDAVALLLAFASPELDLRAITTVAGNVPLALTTANALRIRELAGREDVPVHAGADRPLLFPLSTAEFVCGPDGLAGADLPPARGKANPSHAVEALIATLRAAPDDSVTLCPLGPLTNLALAFRLAPDTLPKVKRIVLMGGALALGNITPAAEFNVHVDPHAAAIVFACGRPIVMFGLGVTHQAIASHEQVARLLAFGNATGKAVHGMLTRPRPGGLGTAGHPMHDPCVIAWLLWPELFSGRDCFVEVETGDGPLRGRTTIDWNGRLKRQANAHVVASVEAEALFQRLFDRLATLP from the coding sequence ATGGCGCGCGAGACCATCGTCATCGATACCGATCCCGGCCAGGACGATGCCGTTGCCCTGCTGCTCGCCTTCGCCAGCCCGGAGCTCGACCTCAGGGCGATCACGACCGTCGCCGGCAATGTCCCGCTTGCGCTGACCACCGCGAACGCGCTGCGCATCCGCGAACTCGCCGGCCGGGAGGACGTGCCGGTCCATGCCGGCGCCGACCGGCCGCTGCTCTTCCCGCTCTCGACCGCCGAATTCGTCTGCGGACCTGATGGCCTCGCCGGCGCCGATCTGCCGCCGGCCCGTGGCAAGGCTAACCCAAGCCATGCCGTCGAAGCTCTGATCGCAACCCTACGTGCCGCGCCGGACGACAGTGTCACGCTCTGCCCGCTCGGGCCGCTGACCAACCTCGCTCTGGCCTTTCGGCTGGCGCCGGACACACTGCCCAAGGTCAAGCGCATCGTGCTGATGGGCGGGGCGCTGGCGCTCGGCAACATCACCCCGGCGGCCGAGTTCAACGTCCATGTCGACCCGCACGCAGCGGCGATCGTCTTCGCTTGCGGCCGGCCGATCGTGATGTTCGGCCTCGGCGTCACCCATCAGGCGATCGCCTCGCACGAACAGGTCGCCCGCCTTCTCGCCTTCGGCAACGCGACGGGCAAGGCGGTGCATGGCATGCTGACGCGTCCGCGGCCCGGCGGGCTCGGCACTGCCGGCCATCCGATGCACGACCCTTGCGTGATCGCATGGTTGCTCTGGCCGGAACTCTTTTCGGGGCGCGACTGTTTTGTCGAGGTCGAGACCGGTGACGGCCCCTTGCGGGGCCGCACCACCATCGACTGGAACGGCCGGCTCAAGCGGCAGGCCAATGCCCATGTCGTCGCGAGCGTCGAGGCGGAGGCGCTGTTCCAGCGCCTGTTTGACCGGCTCGCGACGTTGCCCTGA
- a CDS encoding amino acid ABC transporter ATP-binding protein: MIELSGVTKSFGTHQVLKGITGSVQRGEVVCLIGPSGSGKSTILRCINGLEAYDGGSILIDGAKVDRADRSIVGIRTAMAMVFQRFNLFPHRTALENVVEGPIHVKKEPAAQALERGRDLLARVGLADKFGAYPAQLSGGQMQRVAIARALAMQPKAILFDEPTSALDPELVGEVLGVMKSLAEEGMTMLVVTHEMGFAREVADRVLFLDGGVIVEEGAAREVLSAPRNPRTQDFLRRVLKPI, from the coding sequence ATGATCGAGCTCTCCGGAGTCACCAAGAGCTTCGGCACCCACCAGGTGCTGAAGGGCATCACGGGGAGCGTCCAGCGCGGCGAGGTCGTCTGCCTGATCGGCCCGTCCGGCTCCGGCAAGTCGACGATCCTGCGCTGCATCAACGGGCTCGAGGCCTATGATGGCGGCTCGATCCTGATCGACGGCGCCAAGGTCGACCGTGCCGATCGCTCGATCGTCGGCATCCGCACCGCGATGGCGATGGTGTTCCAGCGCTTCAACCTGTTCCCGCACCGGACCGCGCTCGAGAACGTCGTCGAGGGGCCGATCCATGTGAAGAAGGAGCCGGCCGCGCAGGCGTTGGAGCGCGGCCGCGACCTGCTCGCCCGCGTCGGCCTCGCCGACAAGTTCGGCGCCTATCCGGCCCAGCTTTCGGGCGGTCAGATGCAGCGCGTCGCCATCGCCCGCGCGCTCGCCATGCAGCCCAAGGCGATCCTGTTCGACGAGCCGACCTCGGCGCTTGATCCAGAATTGGTCGGCGAGGTGCTCGGCGTGATGAAGAGCCTCGCCGAGGAGGGCATGACCATGCTGGTCGTCACCCACGAGATGGGTTTTGCCCGCGAGGTCGCTGACCGCGTGCTCTTTTTGGATGGCGGCGTCATCGTCGAGGAAGGCGCTGCCCGCGAGGTGCTGAGCGCGCCGCGCAATCCGCGCACGCAGGACTTTTTGCGCCGCGTGCTCAAGCCGATCTGA
- a CDS encoding xylulokinase, translated as MSIVLACDLGGTSFRAALVDDTGAIRAQHAIAGPASRDDASGRSEIEPDAWWDLLIEACSGLAADAPALFEAVEAIAICGVTRTQIFLNRDGRSLRPAMTWKDTRSDALAARLRDKLDPAHQESAAINAFHPLARLAWLREEEPEAFGKLACLLEPKDYLNFRLTGRQASDPVSMARLLAAAAPHGRHDLLEAAGIPAAILPGMLEPWEQVGPIQVDLPAQLDHLAGKPVFCASNDTWAAVVGLGAMREGFAYNISGTTEVLGVVGREPARAEGLLTVDWRGLFQLGGPSQTGADTVSWLLALLGRDGATVGQEIGALLAGQRQPQPLLFLPYLQGERVPYWDPSLRGALIGLNRQHGPTDLAFAVLEGVACLNRIVLERAEAALGRAATEIRFGGGAAANPVWSQIKADLCGRPVVVAASKEPGLLGAAIVAFAGLGHFASLAEAQQKLVTVARRFEPDPTRKPAYDALFALFRQAEDALAPISRDLVIAAQEGGPLAGLARHASATASLHAD; from the coding sequence ATGAGCATCGTCCTCGCCTGCGATCTCGGCGGCACCTCCTTCCGCGCCGCCCTTGTCGATGACACCGGCGCTATCCGCGCCCAGCACGCCATTGCGGGACCGGCGAGCCGCGACGATGCCTCGGGCCGTTCCGAAATCGAGCCGGATGCATGGTGGGACCTGCTGATCGAGGCTTGCTCCGGGCTGGCGGCGGACGCGCCGGCGCTGTTCGAAGCGGTTGAGGCCATCGCGATCTGCGGCGTTACCCGTACCCAGATCTTTCTCAATCGCGATGGCCGGTCCTTGCGCCCTGCCATGACCTGGAAGGACACGCGCTCCGACGCGCTCGCGGCGCGTCTGCGAGATAAGCTCGACCCGGCCCATCAGGAAAGCGCTGCGATCAACGCCTTTCACCCGCTCGCCCGCCTGGCCTGGCTGCGCGAGGAGGAGCCGGAGGCTTTCGGCAAGCTCGCCTGCCTGCTCGAGCCGAAGGATTATCTGAATTTCCGCCTGACTGGCCGGCAGGCCAGCGATCCGGTCTCGATGGCACGGTTGCTGGCAGCGGCGGCTCCGCATGGCCGCCACGATCTGCTGGAGGCGGCCGGCATCCCGGCTGCGATCCTGCCGGGGATGCTGGAGCCATGGGAGCAGGTCGGCCCGATCCAGGTCGATTTGCCCGCTCAGCTCGATCACCTCGCCGGCAAGCCGGTCTTCTGCGCTTCAAATGACACCTGGGCGGCGGTGGTCGGCCTCGGCGCCATGCGCGAGGGTTTCGCCTACAACATCTCCGGCACCACCGAGGTGCTCGGCGTCGTCGGCCGCGAGCCGGCGCGGGCGGAGGGCCTGCTCACCGTCGACTGGCGCGGCCTGTTCCAGCTCGGCGGCCCCAGCCAGACCGGCGCCGACACTGTCTCCTGGCTGCTGGCGCTGCTCGGCCGTGATGGTGCAACGGTAGGGCAGGAGATCGGTGCGCTGCTTGCGGGTCAGCGCCAGCCGCAGCCGCTGCTCTTTCTGCCCTACCTTCAGGGTGAGCGCGTGCCGTATTGGGACCCGTCCTTGCGCGGCGCGCTCATCGGTTTGAACCGCCAGCATGGCCCGACCGATCTCGCCTTCGCCGTGCTGGAAGGCGTCGCCTGCCTCAACCGCATCGTGCTGGAGCGGGCCGAAGCTGCGCTTGGTCGCGCGGCGACCGAAATCCGCTTTGGTGGCGGCGCTGCGGCAAACCCTGTCTGGAGCCAGATCAAGGCCGATCTCTGCGGCCGGCCGGTGGTCGTCGCGGCCTCGAAGGAGCCGGGCCTACTCGGCGCGGCGATCGTCGCCTTCGCAGGCCTTGGCCATTTCGCCTCACTTGCCGAAGCACAGCAGAAGCTCGTCACGGTCGCGCGTCGTTTCGAGCCCGACCCCACTCGCAAGCCGGCCTACGATGCGCTCTTTGCCCTGTTCCGCCAGGCCGAGGACGCGCTGGCGCCGATCTCGCGCGATCTCGTCATCGCTGCGCAGGAGGGAGGGCCGCTCGCCGGTCTCGCGCGCCATGCGTCTGCGACCGCGAGCCTGCACGCCGATTGA